One segment of Aquimarina sp. BL5 DNA contains the following:
- a CDS encoding SIS domain-containing protein — protein MNTLDTIISFAQKTINEEAKAIAHLEQLIDQEFAEAVNTIHNSNGRVIITGIGKSAIIASKIVATMNSTGTPAVFMHAADAIHGDLGNILKDDVVICISKSGNTPEIKVLVPLIKNFNNTLIGITSNKESFLGKEADFVLHAFVEKEACPNNLAPTTSTTAQLVIGDALAVCLLNLKGFSSNDFAKYHPGGALGKKLYLRVNDITSKNEKPEVNADSNINAVIVEMTEKRLGATAVTRDSKIIGIITDGDLRRMLTTNTTFEGLTAEDIMSPNPKRIDVNAMAVDALDRLEEYGISQLLAEEKGKYAGLLHIHDLMREGIL, from the coding sequence TTGAATACCCTCGATACTATTATTTCTTTTGCCCAAAAAACCATAAACGAAGAAGCTAAAGCTATTGCACATCTGGAACAACTTATCGACCAGGAATTTGCTGAAGCCGTAAATACCATACATAATTCTAATGGTCGAGTTATTATTACTGGGATCGGTAAGAGTGCCATTATAGCTTCAAAAATAGTAGCTACTATGAATTCTACCGGTACACCAGCTGTATTTATGCATGCTGCTGATGCCATTCATGGAGATTTAGGTAATATCCTTAAGGATGATGTAGTAATTTGCATTTCTAAAAGTGGAAATACGCCAGAAATCAAAGTACTTGTTCCCCTAATTAAAAACTTTAACAATACTTTAATCGGGATCACTTCGAATAAGGAGTCTTTTCTAGGAAAAGAAGCAGATTTTGTATTACATGCTTTTGTAGAAAAAGAGGCTTGCCCTAATAATTTAGCTCCCACAACTAGCACAACTGCACAATTAGTGATAGGCGATGCGCTCGCTGTATGCTTATTGAATTTAAAAGGTTTTTCTAGTAATGATTTTGCCAAGTATCATCCTGGTGGAGCCCTAGGCAAAAAACTATATCTTCGTGTAAACGATATTACTTCAAAAAATGAGAAACCGGAAGTAAACGCAGATTCTAATATAAATGCTGTTATTGTAGAAATGACTGAAAAAAGATTAGGTGCTACAGCAGTAACTAGAGATAGCAAAATTATCGGTATCATTACGGATGGAGATTTGCGTAGAATGTTAACTACTAATACTACTTTTGAAGGATTGACCGCAGAAGATATTATGTCTCCCAATCCAAAACGTATAGATGTAAATGCTATGGCTGTTGATGCGCTGGATAGACTTGAGGAATATGGCATCTCGCAGTTGTTAGCAGAAGAAAAAGGAAAGTATGCAGGCCTTTTGCATATTCATGATCTAATGAGAGAAGGTATTTTATAA
- a CDS encoding class I lanthipeptide: MKKKKFDGLSLNKNVISKLNGLSIKGGTLMSAQDCPTGAFNCPTDDGLISAGCQVISNECPETVIRCLPKE, translated from the coding sequence ATGAAGAAAAAAAAGTTCGATGGGTTATCCCTAAACAAAAATGTGATCTCTAAGCTTAATGGTCTAAGTATCAAAGGAGGTACTTTGATGTCTGCGCAGGACTGTCCAACAGGGGCTTTTAATTGCCCTACAGATGATGGACTTATATCAGCCGGTTGCCAAGTTATTAGTAACGAATGTCCCGAAACGGTTATAAGATGCCTACCTAAAGAATAA
- the lptB gene encoding LPS export ABC transporter ATP-binding protein encodes MKLKAENLIKSYKGRKVVKGISLEVNQGEIVGLLGPNGAGKTTSFYMIVGLVKPNGGKITLDNTEITKFPMYKRAQNGIGYLAQEASVFRKLSIEDNILSVLQLTKLSKKEQLHKMESLIEEFGLGHIRKNRGDLLSGGERRRTEIARALATDPNFILLDEPFAGVDPVAVEDIQRIVAQLKNKNIGILITDHNVQETLAITDRTYLMFEGSILKAGKPEELAEDEMVRKVYLGQNFELRKKKLDF; translated from the coding sequence ATGAAGTTAAAAGCAGAAAATCTAATAAAGTCATACAAAGGCCGAAAAGTGGTAAAAGGAATTTCTCTAGAAGTGAATCAAGGAGAAATTGTAGGTTTGTTAGGACCCAATGGTGCTGGTAAAACCACTTCTTTTTATATGATCGTTGGTTTAGTAAAACCAAACGGTGGAAAAATCACTTTGGATAATACCGAAATTACCAAATTCCCTATGTACAAACGTGCTCAAAACGGAATTGGATATTTAGCGCAAGAAGCTTCTGTTTTTAGAAAATTAAGCATCGAAGATAATATATTAAGTGTTTTACAATTAACAAAGTTATCCAAAAAAGAGCAACTACATAAAATGGAGTCTCTAATAGAAGAGTTTGGTTTAGGACATATTAGAAAAAATCGTGGTGATTTATTAAGTGGTGGAGAACGACGTAGAACAGAAATTGCCAGAGCATTAGCGACCGATCCTAATTTTATTCTTTTGGATGAACCTTTTGCAGGAGTAGATCCTGTAGCAGTAGAAGATATTCAACGTATCGTAGCGCAACTTAAAAATAAAAATATTGGTATTTTGATTACTGATCATAATGTACAGGAGACACTAGCTATTACAGATAGAACCTATTTAATGTTCGAAGGAAGTATTCTAAAAGCTGGAAAACCTGAAGAATTGGCTGAAGATGAAATGGTACGTAAGGTTTATCTGGGACAAAATTTTGAACTTAGAAAGAAGAAACTGGATTTTTAG
- a CDS encoding CHAT domain-containing tetratricopeptide repeat protein, with product MKKYILFLFYILAMNVHCQDISFALDSIHKSPGTDHSKLKVYYELLNFYKEQKNYTQLGYDAHLLAKWILRENDRPLAVKIVKMAYEAREKADPYDPELLKRSYFNYANYNRTLGNLEIAIKYFKKVIEVSTTDFLKGRTYILIGRCYESLEDLYKSIEFQNKAFQYLKNKKYIIENHIHIGITYTNIRNKISNKKAIDHLLISDSLLLKSKKQYPFKRYQVYNRLANLYQKGAGTVDIKKGFDYYNKALTLVINNDYTIELPHINYNIGVSYIEIDSVLSRHHLNQALLHTTKDDPFLPIIYAGFGYDAKQNKEYYEAQEYFRKSFSLFFNTKTPDIYWLPKTKHMKVLDDKAYFLELLKRKMHTWILMGKREDSLKYYQQAILTAYTCNALIDFLLKEDISQESKLFWRSLASEIYIIALDACHASNNVKDAFYFMEKSKALLLMQDLNKIKINIPDSIIGQEYFLKNKIINLQNALIDTKESKKDSISSLLLDRKTKLQAYKDSLAPFYPEYFTSTELPAIISLEDVILSNNEIVIQYSMAERVYGVAPEAYGMLLSKDKKKLFKIDSLKTFEKNIYKLRQQLNRPFSTSKEIEEYKKLSNTIYNSLFPKGIRNYIKNKKVTIIGDHILNYFPFEALVTDIEKNLYLIEETEIDYDLSLSFKKQNNSFVRKTNRDFLGIAPVEFPDKLISLSKSLEEISYANSYYDGELLSLDKATKENFKKEIYKYKIVHLATHADASDSLNPWIAFRDKKLYHLELNTLKNNADLVVLSACNTSLGEVRRGEGVLSLARGFFKSGAKSVIPSLWSTNDKATATITSDFYKNLSEGQTKSAALRTAKLNYLHNNTDAEASPHYWASLVLIGDSGTLLPQSNNLLFLWIGLGIVLALVILYKLFLKKKKQ from the coding sequence TTGAAAAAGTATATCCTCTTTTTATTTTATATCCTGGCGATGAATGTTCATTGTCAGGATATTTCTTTTGCTTTAGACTCTATTCATAAAAGCCCGGGTACAGATCACAGTAAACTTAAAGTATATTATGAACTTTTAAATTTCTACAAGGAACAAAAAAACTATACACAATTGGGCTATGACGCACATTTATTGGCTAAATGGATATTAAGAGAAAACGATAGACCACTAGCTGTTAAAATTGTTAAGATGGCATATGAAGCCAGAGAAAAAGCAGACCCATATGATCCAGAGTTATTAAAAAGAAGTTATTTTAACTATGCAAATTACAATAGAACCTTAGGAAATTTAGAAATTGCCATAAAATATTTTAAAAAAGTTATAGAAGTGAGTACAACCGACTTTCTTAAAGGACGAACTTATATACTAATTGGAAGATGTTATGAAAGCTTAGAAGACTTATATAAATCAATAGAATTTCAAAACAAGGCTTTTCAGTATTTAAAAAACAAAAAATATATTATAGAAAACCACATACATATAGGTATAACTTATACTAATATTCGAAATAAAATTAGCAATAAAAAGGCAATTGATCATTTGTTAATTTCTGACTCATTATTGCTAAAAAGTAAAAAACAGTATCCTTTTAAACGTTATCAGGTGTATAATCGGTTAGCAAATCTATATCAAAAAGGAGCAGGAACTGTTGATATAAAAAAAGGATTTGATTATTACAATAAAGCACTAACATTGGTTATCAATAATGATTATACAATCGAATTACCTCACATAAATTATAACATAGGCGTTTCTTATATAGAAATAGACTCCGTGCTTTCTAGACATCATCTTAATCAAGCGTTATTACATACCACAAAAGATGATCCCTTTTTACCCATTATATATGCTGGATTTGGATATGATGCTAAGCAAAATAAAGAGTACTATGAGGCACAAGAATATTTCCGGAAATCCTTTTCCTTATTTTTTAACACAAAAACCCCAGATATCTATTGGTTACCTAAGACAAAACATATGAAGGTTTTAGATGACAAAGCCTATTTCTTAGAATTATTAAAAAGAAAAATGCATACGTGGATATTAATGGGAAAAAGAGAGGATAGTTTAAAATATTATCAACAAGCTATTCTTACTGCATATACCTGTAATGCCCTAATAGATTTTCTTTTAAAGGAAGATATTTCACAGGAATCAAAGTTATTCTGGAGAAGCTTAGCTTCCGAGATATACATTATAGCTTTAGATGCCTGTCACGCAAGTAATAATGTAAAGGATGCCTTTTATTTTATGGAAAAAAGCAAAGCTTTATTGTTAATGCAGGATTTAAATAAAATTAAAATAAATATACCAGATAGTATCATAGGACAAGAATATTTTTTGAAAAATAAAATAATTAATCTTCAAAATGCGTTGATTGACACAAAAGAAAGTAAAAAAGATTCGATATCCTCACTTCTATTAGATAGAAAAACAAAACTCCAAGCTTACAAAGATTCTCTTGCTCCTTTTTATCCAGAATATTTTACATCCACAGAACTTCCTGCTATTATCTCTTTAGAAGATGTTATATTATCAAATAATGAAATTGTTATTCAATACTCTATGGCAGAACGGGTATATGGTGTCGCGCCAGAAGCTTATGGAATGTTATTATCAAAGGACAAAAAAAAATTATTTAAAATAGATAGTCTTAAAACGTTTGAGAAAAACATTTATAAATTAAGACAACAATTAAATAGGCCTTTTAGTACCTCCAAAGAAATTGAAGAATATAAAAAGCTTTCTAATACTATATATAATTCTTTATTCCCGAAAGGAATTAGAAATTATATAAAAAATAAAAAGGTTACCATAATAGGAGATCATATTCTTAATTATTTCCCATTCGAAGCTCTAGTAACTGATATAGAAAAAAATCTCTATTTAATAGAAGAAACAGAGATTGATTATGACTTATCACTTTCGTTTAAAAAACAAAATAACTCGTTTGTAAGAAAAACAAATAGAGATTTTCTCGGGATAGCACCGGTTGAATTCCCTGACAAACTAATTAGTTTATCTAAAAGTTTAGAAGAAATCTCTTATGCTAATAGTTATTATGATGGAGAATTATTAAGTCTAGATAAAGCTACCAAAGAAAACTTTAAAAAAGAAATTTATAAATACAAAATAGTACATTTAGCGACTCACGCGGATGCCTCTGATAGCTTGAATCCCTGGATTGCTTTTAGAGATAAAAAACTATATCACCTAGAATTAAACACCCTGAAAAACAATGCTGATTTAGTAGTACTCAGTGCTTGTAACACCTCATTAGGAGAAGTTCGTCGAGGAGAAGGCGTATTGAGCCTTGCCCGCGGATTTTTTAAATCCGGAGCCAAATCAGTGATTCCGTCATTATGGAGCACCAATGATAAAGCAACCGCCACGATCACTTCTGATTTTTATAAAAACCTTAGCGAAGGACAAACCAAATCTGCAGCTTTACGAACCGCAAAGCTTAACTATCTACACAACAATACCGATGCAGAGGCTTCTCCTCATTATTGGGCATCGTTAGTCCTAATCGGTGATAGTGGGACTTTGTTACCACAATCTAATAATTTGTTGTTTTTGTGGATTGGGTTGGGGATCGTTTTAGCTTTAGTTATTTTATATAAACTTTTCTTGAAAAAGAAAAAGCAATGA
- a CDS encoding carboxymuconolactone decarboxylase family protein: protein MSNVVEEFNEYREKMNSRILEDNNKIIKRIFNLDTNAFMKGALDVKTKELLGLVASAVLRCDDCVRYHLETCHKEGLTKEEVVESLSIATLVGGTIVIPHLRRAYEYWDALEAKES from the coding sequence ATGAGTAACGTAGTAGAAGAGTTTAATGAATATAGAGAAAAAATGAATTCTCGTATTCTTGAAGATAATAATAAAATTATCAAGCGCATTTTCAATTTAGATACCAATGCCTTTATGAAAGGAGCTTTGGATGTAAAAACCAAAGAATTATTAGGTCTTGTCGCTTCGGCAGTTCTAAGATGTGATGATTGTGTTCGATATCATTTAGAAACATGTCATAAAGAAGGATTAACTAAAGAAGAAGTGGTGGAATCATTAAGTATCGCAACTTTAGTTGGTGGTACTATTGTAATTCCACATCTACGAAGGGCTTACGAGTATTGGGATGCATTAGAAGCAAAAGAATCTTAA
- a CDS encoding CapA family protein has translation MLIGTKCCFLFRSKLVVLVFALMIGLITFSSCNTFGGRTNETSVVFVGDLLLDRGVRTRVEHLGMNSLFHPSIDSIFSESDIVIANLECPATTIKEPINKKFIFRAEPSWLKSLKEHGITHLNMANNHAMDQGRNGLVDTNKNIRNNGLIALGYGENTEKACQPQLIATIPRNVYVLSSLQVPSENWTFLENKPCVCEDSFDVISSRIRKLKNQEPNSVVIVQLHWGAEHTRIPLTYQKQQAYQLIDSGADGIIGHHPHTIQTIEKYKQKSIYYSIGNFIFDQNKPINSKGLLVQLNVSKNDVTFNHSEFTIEKCTPKVLYD, from the coding sequence ATGTTAATAGGAACTAAATGTTGTTTTTTATTTAGATCTAAATTAGTTGTATTGGTTTTTGCATTGATGATAGGTTTAATAACTTTTTCTTCTTGCAATACTTTTGGTGGGCGAACTAATGAAACTAGTGTCGTTTTCGTTGGTGATTTATTATTAGACAGAGGTGTAAGGACTCGTGTTGAGCATTTGGGTATGAATAGTTTATTTCATCCATCTATAGATTCCATATTTTCTGAAAGTGATATTGTTATTGCAAACTTAGAATGTCCAGCTACTACTATAAAAGAACCTATTAATAAAAAATTTATTTTTAGAGCAGAGCCTTCTTGGTTAAAGTCATTAAAGGAGCACGGAATAACCCACCTTAATATGGCTAATAATCATGCTATGGATCAAGGGCGAAACGGGCTCGTAGATACAAATAAGAATATTAGAAATAATGGATTGATTGCTTTGGGATATGGTGAGAATACAGAAAAAGCTTGTCAACCACAATTGATCGCTACTATTCCTCGAAATGTCTATGTGTTATCTTCTCTTCAGGTTCCGTCAGAAAATTGGACTTTTTTAGAAAATAAACCTTGTGTTTGTGAAGATTCTTTTGATGTTATTTCCAGTAGAATTAGGAAATTAAAGAACCAAGAACCCAATTCTGTGGTGATAGTCCAGCTACATTGGGGAGCAGAACATACGCGTATTCCTTTAACATATCAAAAACAGCAAGCGTATCAATTGATTGATTCTGGTGCCGACGGTATTATTGGCCATCATCCTCATACAATTCAAACAATAGAGAAATATAAACAGAAATCAATTTATTACAGTATAGGTAATTTTATATTTGATCAGAATAAACCGATAAACTCTAAAGGGTTATTAGTGCAGTTAAATGTTAGTAAAAATGATGTTACTTTTAACCATTCAGAATTTACGATAGAAAAATGTACACCAAAAGTTTTGTATGATTAA
- the tatC gene encoding twin-arginine translocase subunit TatC codes for MANNKTKDPQSMSFLDHLEELRWHLIRSTLAIVLIAIFAFVFIKSIFTNIIFALRDPNFISYRVLCAISETFGMEKGCLEEMPFNFISTEMAGQFSAAIWTSITTGFVIAFPYILHEFWKFISPALYEKERKHSRGFIIVSSILFFIGVLFGYYIIAPLSVNFLATFSVAEVVENQIKIGSYISLVRASVIASGFIFELPIIIYFLSKVGLVTPEFMRRNRKYALVIVLILAAVITPPDISTQIIVAIPILILYEISIFISKMVVKRENKKNKKLTPQT; via the coding sequence ATGGCAAACAACAAAACAAAAGATCCACAATCCATGTCATTTCTGGATCATCTAGAAGAGTTACGATGGCATCTTATACGCTCTACCTTAGCAATAGTTTTAATAGCTATTTTTGCCTTTGTTTTTATAAAAAGTATTTTTACTAATATTATTTTTGCTCTAAGGGATCCTAATTTTATTTCTTATAGAGTTTTATGTGCTATTTCAGAAACCTTTGGTATGGAAAAAGGTTGTCTTGAAGAAATGCCTTTTAATTTTATTAGCACCGAAATGGCTGGACAATTCAGTGCTGCCATATGGACATCTATTACAACCGGATTTGTAATAGCTTTTCCTTATATATTACATGAATTTTGGAAATTCATTTCACCTGCACTTTATGAAAAGGAACGCAAACATTCCAGAGGATTTATTATCGTATCCTCAATTTTATTTTTTATTGGTGTCCTTTTTGGATATTACATTATTGCTCCACTTTCTGTAAATTTCTTAGCTACTTTCTCTGTAGCCGAAGTTGTAGAGAATCAAATTAAAATAGGGTCTTACATATCATTAGTACGAGCTTCTGTAATTGCTTCTGGATTTATTTTTGAGCTACCCATAATCATATATTTTTTAAGCAAAGTAGGACTAGTTACCCCAGAATTTATGAGACGTAATCGAAAATATGCTTTGGTTATTGTTCTTATCCTGGCAGCAGTAATTACTCCTCCAGATATCTCTACTCAGATAATTGTTGCAATACCAATTCTTATATTATATGAAATAAGTATTTTCATTTCCAAAATGGTTGTCAAAAGAGAAAATAAAAAAAATAAAAAGTTAACACCACAAACCTAA
- a CDS encoding ATP-dependent DNA helicase RecQ: MSLNKTDLQGALKKYFGFSQFRGLQEKVIESILSNQNTFVIMPTGGGKSLCYQLPALMCEGTAIVVSPLIALMKNQVDAIRSISSEEGIAHVLNSSLNKSEVKRVKEDIVNGVTKLLYVAPESLTKEEYVDFLKEQKISFLAVDEAHCISEWGHDFRPEYRNLKNIIKRIGENIPIIGLTATATPKVQEDILKNLAMSNAKTFKASFNRPNLYYEIRPKTKNVDADIIRFVKQNSGKSGIVYCLSRKRVEELAQTLEVNGVKAVPYHAGLDAKTRAKHQDMFLMEDADVVVATIAFGMGIDKPDVRFVIHHDIPKSIESYYQETGRAGRDGGEGHCLAYYAYKDIEKLEKFMSGKPVAEQEIGHALLQEVVAFAETSISRRKFILHYFGEEFDDVTGDGADMDDNVRNPKKKHEAKDEVQLLLKVVSKTGEIYKSKDLVSTLIGKSNALIISHKTHEQPFFGTGKSREDKYWMALIRQVLVAGYLKKDIETYGVIRITPKGREFIESPVSFMMTEDHVYNEAKDDSIITAAKSGGKAGGTDDRLVGMLKDLRKSVAKKLGVPPFVVFQDPSLEDMALKYPVNIEELANVHGVGEGKAKKYGKEFMALISKYVDENDIMRPDDFVVKSTGANSGLKLYIIQNVDRKLPLDDIAAAKGMDMTEFIKEMEAIVYSGTKLNITYWIDEVLDEDQQEEIHEYFIEAENDKIDTAIEEFDGDYDDEELRLYRIKFISDVAN; the protein is encoded by the coding sequence ATGAGTTTGAACAAAACCGACTTACAAGGAGCTTTAAAAAAGTACTTTGGTTTTAGTCAATTTAGAGGATTGCAGGAAAAGGTAATAGAAAGTATTTTAAGCAACCAAAATACTTTTGTTATTATGCCAACAGGTGGTGGAAAATCCCTTTGCTACCAGCTACCTGCCTTAATGTGTGAAGGAACAGCTATTGTAGTTTCTCCGTTAATTGCACTAATGAAAAATCAAGTAGATGCTATTCGAAGTATTTCTTCAGAAGAAGGAATAGCCCATGTATTGAATTCTTCACTTAATAAATCCGAGGTTAAGAGAGTAAAAGAAGATATCGTTAATGGTGTGACTAAACTACTTTATGTAGCGCCAGAGTCTTTAACTAAGGAGGAATATGTAGATTTCTTAAAAGAACAAAAGATTTCTTTTTTGGCAGTTGATGAAGCCCATTGTATCAGTGAATGGGGTCACGATTTTAGGCCAGAATATCGAAATCTAAAGAATATTATAAAGAGAATAGGAGAGAATATCCCAATCATTGGACTTACGGCGACAGCTACTCCGAAAGTGCAAGAAGATATTCTTAAGAATTTAGCGATGAGCAATGCTAAAACATTCAAAGCATCGTTTAATCGTCCTAATTTATACTACGAAATTCGTCCTAAAACAAAAAATGTGGATGCGGATATTATCCGTTTTGTAAAACAAAATAGCGGAAAAAGTGGTATCGTATATTGTTTAAGTAGAAAAAGAGTAGAGGAACTTGCTCAGACGTTAGAAGTAAATGGTGTAAAAGCAGTTCCCTATCATGCAGGACTAGATGCAAAAACGAGAGCAAAACATCAGGATATGTTCCTTATGGAAGACGCGGATGTGGTTGTTGCTACTATAGCTTTTGGTATGGGGATCGATAAACCAGATGTACGTTTTGTAATTCATCATGATATACCCAAAAGTATAGAGAGTTACTATCAGGAAACGGGACGTGCTGGTAGAGATGGAGGAGAAGGACATTGTTTAGCATATTATGCATATAAGGATATCGAAAAGCTGGAAAAGTTTATGAGCGGTAAACCTGTTGCAGAACAGGAAATAGGCCATGCGCTTTTGCAAGAAGTAGTAGCTTTTGCAGAAACATCAATCTCCAGACGTAAATTTATATTACATTATTTTGGGGAAGAGTTTGACGATGTTACCGGAGATGGCGCGGATATGGACGATAACGTTCGTAATCCAAAGAAAAAACACGAAGCAAAAGATGAGGTACAACTGCTACTAAAGGTGGTGAGTAAAACTGGAGAAATTTATAAGTCCAAAGATTTAGTAAGTACGCTAATCGGTAAGAGTAATGCATTGATTATTTCTCATAAGACCCACGAACAACCATTTTTTGGGACTGGTAAATCCAGAGAAGATAAATATTGGATGGCACTAATACGACAAGTACTAGTGGCTGGATACTTAAAAAAAGATATAGAAACATACGGTGTCATTAGAATAACTCCTAAAGGAAGAGAGTTTATCGAATCACCAGTTAGTTTTATGATGACAGAAGATCATGTATATAATGAAGCTAAAGATGATTCTATTATTACCGCCGCTAAATCCGGGGGTAAAGCAGGAGGAACAGATGATCGATTGGTAGGAATGCTAAAAGATTTAAGAAAAAGTGTAGCAAAAAAATTAGGTGTTCCGCCTTTTGTTGTATTCCAAGATCCTTCTTTAGAGGATATGGCATTAAAATATCCAGTAAACATAGAAGAACTTGCTAATGTACACGGAGTAGGTGAAGGTAAGGCTAAGAAATACGGAAAGGAATTCATGGCACTTATTTCTAAGTATGTAGATGAAAATGATATCATGCGTCCGGATGATTTTGTTGTAAAAAGCACCGGGGCTAATAGCGGTCTTAAATTATATATCATTCAGAACGTAGATAGAAAACTACCATTAGATGATATCGCTGCAGCTAAAGGTATGGATATGACAGAGTTTATTAAAGAGATGGAAGCTATCGTGTATAGTGGAACTAAGCTTAATATTACGTACTGGATTGATGAAGTACTAGATGAAGATCAGCAAGAAGAAATTCATGAATATTTTATAGAAGCCGAAAACGATAAAATAGATACTGCTATTGAAGAGTTTGATGGTGACTATGATGATGAAGAACTAAGACTATACCGAATCAAGTTTATTAGTGATGTAGCTAACTAG